AATCTTTTGAAGCTACAAAACTTCGTTTTAATAATGGCATGGTTTCGCAATTCGATTTTGAAAGAACCCGCACCAATATGCTGGTGGCAGAATCGCAAATGTTGCAATCTAAATACACTTTTGTGTTTAGGCAAAAGGTGTTAGACTTTTATCAGGGTAAAAAAATTACGTTGGATTAAACCTTTATTTCTTAGAAAATGAAAAACAACAAAACGCTTATATGGCTCGGTGCAGCAGTAGCATTGTTGCTGGTTTTGGCAGTTGCCGCAAAGCGCATGGGCTGGATTGGAGGCAATGCCGGAAAGAAGGTTGCGGTTGAAAAAGTAGAAAAGCATACTATTATAGAAACGGTTACAGCAAGCGGAAAATTAGTGCCGTTGAGCGAGGTGAAACTAAGTTCTGAAGTGAGTGGCGAGGTTATTCAGCTAAATGTAAAAGAAGGAGACTCGGTTCAAAAAGGTGCCTTGCTTGCAGTAATAAATCCTGCAATTTACGAAGCTATTGTTACCCAGTCCGAAGCCGGATTAAACCAAATTAAAGCATCGCGCAGTAGCTCTAAGGCGAATTTAATTCAGGCAAAAGCACAGTATAATCAAGCCAAAACAACATTTAATCGCAATAAGGCATTGCACGACCAAAAAGTAATTTCCGATGCGGAGTTTGAAAGTTTTAAGTTGCAGCTAGAGCAAGCAGAGGCTGCTTTTAAAACGGCAGAAGAGCAAGTAAATGCTGCAGGTTTTAATATTGCAAGTGCCGAGGCGCAGGTAAAGCAAGCAAAAGACAATTTACTTAAAACTAAAATCTACGCACCCATGAGCGGTATCGTAAGTTTAGTGAATGTAAAATTGGGTGAGCGTGTGGTTGGTACAGCCCAAATGGCTGGTACCGAAATTATCCGCATTGCCGATTTAGACAATATGTTGGCGCAAGTAGATGTAAACGAAAACGATGTGCTGCGCGTACATGTAAACGACACTGCCGATGTGGAAGTAGATGCTTATTTAGGGAAAAAATTCAAGGCAGTTGTTACACAAGTGGCATATAGTTCTACGGCCACATCTATCCTTGCTTCTCAGGCTACCAATTTTGTGGTAAAGTTAAAATTGCTGAAAGATTCATACCATGAATTGATTGATTTGAAACGCGGTGTGCGCTATCCTTTTCGCCCCGGTATGAGCGCTACGGTAGATATTAAAACGGCCTCTAAAACCGATGTGTTAGCAGTGCCTATTCAGGCAGTAACTATTAGAGAAGATGAAACTGCTAAGAGCAGGCGATTAAGCGATGCCGAAACTAAAGGTGATGATGCTTTGCAGCAGAAGAAAAAAGTATCGGAAATAGTATTTGTTACCGATGGTAAAAGTGTAAGAGCCGTGCAAGTTGCTACAGGTATTCAAGATGCAGAATACATTGAAATTGAAGAAGGCTTAAAGGAAAACTGGGTTGTGGTAAAAGCTCCTTTTAAAGCCATCTCTAAAGATTTAAAAGATGGCGATCTAGTAAAAGTGGTTTCTGAAAAAGAACTCTTTAGCGAAGGCGAGGGCAGAGAATAAAATGCTTGCGTTTAAGTGTTTAACTCTAACTGGCGCACTACTTTTTGCAGAATTTCAAACACAGTTTCTGCCATTACGTTTTCACTATCCAAAGTTGGATTCACCTCTGTAAATTCAAGGCAGCAAACTCGCTCATTTTGTAATAAATCTAAGATTATATCGGCAGCCTCGCGTTCATTTATGCCTCCTTTTACAGGCGTTCCGGTGCCGCGGCTTACGGTAGGGTCTAAGCTATCTACATCAAACGAAATATAAATTTTATCGCAATGTGCAAGGTATTTAATAGCCTCTCTGCATACTTTTGTAACACCTGTTTTGCGGATATCATTGGTAGTAAAATTCTTTACTTTGTGTTGTTTTAGCAAGTAGGCTTCTTGTTCTTCGAAATCGCGCAGGGTCATAAAAAGCAAATCGCGATATTCAATTTTGGGCGAAATGCCGCCAACATTTTTGAGCATCTCCCACAGTTCTATGGTTTCGTAATCAAGGTCGTTTACTTTATTTTCTATGTTGTCTTCTCCTAATGCAATGGCTAGAGGCATGCCGTGCATATTGCCCGAAGGTGTGGTGAAAGGAGAGTGGAGGTCGGCATGTGCATCAATCCAAATTACACCAATGCGCGAATCGGGATACGCCATTTTTATACCGGCAATGGTGCTGCTGGCATTGCTGTGGTCGCCCGAAATTATAATGGGAAAGCGACCATCGCGCAAGGTGTCGCGCACGGCTGCTCCGGTGCGTTCATGCATTTTTAATACGCTGCGAATGCGTTTGGCATAGCGGCTATCGAAGCCTGTAAAGAGCGCTGCATTATCGTCTGGAATTGCAAGGCTGCGATGGTTTTTAAAGAAGGAACTTCTAAAATCGTGAGCTGCAATTTTTATGGCATCTACACCCAAGCTTGCACCTCTGGTTCCTGCGCCTACTTCGCTTTTGTTTTCGAGTATTCTTATGTTTTTTGCCTTTGCCATTACTTGTTTGTTTCGTGAGGCAAACCTTAGCCTAAAAGTGAATTATGGTTTTAAATAGAAAAATAAAACCCAGTTGGCTTGGTTGCTAAAAATATCTGTCCGTTGGCGAAAGTAAAAGGTTTATTGAGAAATGAAAGTTTACAACTGGTCGCGCAATTCTTCCAAAAACTTCTTTACTTCTTTTAGTTCGTCAATTACTTTGAAATTCTTTTTAGTGAGTACAGTGCTGGTTTTTAGGTGTGCTTTTGCGCCTTCAATGGTTAATCCTTTTTCGCGCAGTAAGTGGTGAATGAGTTTTATGGTTTGAATATCTTCTTTAGTAAAAAGGCGGTTTCCTTTCCTGTCTTTACGCGGTTTTAGTAGGCTAAATTCGGTTTCCCAAT
This genomic stretch from Chitinophagales bacterium harbors:
- a CDS encoding MerR family transcriptional regulator, with protein sequence MAYREKEIERLYYSIGEVAEMLQVTASQIRYWETEFSLLKPRKDRKGNRLFTKEDIQTIKLIHHLLREKGLTIEGAKAHLKTSTVLTKKNFKVIDELKEVKKFLEELRDQL
- a CDS encoding efflux RND transporter periplasmic adaptor subunit; its protein translation is MKNNKTLIWLGAAVALLLVLAVAAKRMGWIGGNAGKKVAVEKVEKHTIIETVTASGKLVPLSEVKLSSEVSGEVIQLNVKEGDSVQKGALLAVINPAIYEAIVTQSEAGLNQIKASRSSSKANLIQAKAQYNQAKTTFNRNKALHDQKVISDAEFESFKLQLEQAEAAFKTAEEQVNAAGFNIASAEAQVKQAKDNLLKTKIYAPMSGIVSLVNVKLGERVVGTAQMAGTEIIRIADLDNMLAQVDVNENDVLRVHVNDTADVEVDAYLGKKFKAVVTQVAYSSTATSILASQATNFVVKLKLLKDSYHELIDLKRGVRYPFRPGMSATVDIKTASKTDVLAVPIQAVTIREDETAKSRRLSDAETKGDDALQQKKKVSEIVFVTDGKSVRAVQVATGIQDAEYIEIEEGLKENWVVVKAPFKAISKDLKDGDLVKVVSEKELFSEGEGRE
- a CDS encoding arginase, yielding MAKAKNIRILENKSEVGAGTRGASLGVDAIKIAAHDFRSSFFKNHRSLAIPDDNAALFTGFDSRYAKRIRSVLKMHERTGAAVRDTLRDGRFPIIISGDHSNASSTIAGIKMAYPDSRIGVIWIDAHADLHSPFTTPSGNMHGMPLAIALGEDNIENKVNDLDYETIELWEMLKNVGGISPKIEYRDLLFMTLRDFEEQEAYLLKQHKVKNFTTNDIRKTGVTKVCREAIKYLAHCDKIYISFDVDSLDPTVSRGTGTPVKGGINEREAADIILDLLQNERVCCLEFTEVNPTLDSENVMAETVFEILQKVVRQLELNT